The proteins below are encoded in one region of Vibrio sp. ED004:
- a CDS encoding DMSO/selenate family reductase complex B subunit, producing MKQYGFYIDSSKCTGCKTCQLACKDYNDLDIKTNYRRVYEYAGGGFTQDGDTWVQKDVFSYYLSIACNHCTNPACVKVCPSGAMHKRDEDGLVVVDESVCIGCQHCSNACPYGAPQYNAKKGHMTKCDGCYQRVSEGKQPICVESCPLRALEFGEINTLREKYGSGADVAPLPSSTETLPNIVIKLNKNAKPTGDTSGHLANPKEV from the coding sequence ATGAAACAATACGGCTTTTACATTGATTCAAGTAAATGCACGGGTTGTAAAACCTGTCAGCTTGCTTGTAAAGATTATAACGATCTAGACATCAAAACGAACTACCGTCGCGTATACGAATACGCAGGTGGTGGCTTCACTCAAGATGGCGACACCTGGGTTCAGAAAGATGTCTTTTCTTACTACCTGTCTATCGCTTGTAACCACTGTACTAACCCTGCATGTGTGAAAGTGTGTCCTTCGGGCGCAATGCACAAACGTGATGAAGACGGCTTGGTTGTGGTTGACGAAAGTGTATGTATTGGTTGTCAGCATTGTAGCAATGCGTGTCCTTACGGCGCACCACAATACAATGCGAAGAAAGGTCACATGACCAAATGCGATGGTTGCTACCAACGTGTTTCAGAAGGTAAACAACCTATCTGTGTTGAGTCTTGCCCACTTCGCGCATTGGAGTTTGGTGAAATTAATACACTTCGCGAGAAGTACGGTTCTGGTGCAGATGTGGCGCCACTGCCATCTTCCACCGAAACGCTGCCAAACATCGTGATCAAGCTGAACAAAAACGCG